Genomic window (Euhalothece natronophila Z-M001):
CTTCTCAAATCGCAAACTTTTGAAGTTATAAAGCTCTCTTTCATTTCTTCTATATTTTAAAGCGTAACACCATGGACAATACTAGGTGGTGTTGGGGTTCGTTCCCTTCACCCAACTTACAATTCTAAGTTCATCTGTCCATCGTCTAAGTTCATTTCCATTTGTTCATAAACCACCTTAGATTTAATTTCATCCATTGCTAACCATAAGTCTAATAAGGCTTGATGTTCGGGAACATTTTTGGGAATCACCTTAAATGCTACTTCCATGGTTTTACTAAACATATCATTACTAACTAACCCTGTATCCTGCATAAACCGCCGCACCATTTGGATGTTTTCTTCTTCTTGATAAATAGCAATCATCCCATGAAGTCCATTCACTAAATGTTGGGCGGAAAATTCTTGGGGGTTGATGGAAAAGGCGCGTTTCTTTAGCCGTTGGAGAGGGGTTAAGAGTTTACAGCTTCCACTGGCGGAGTCGAGGAGTTTATGGACTTTTGCTAAGTCACCAACGTTAAAACCGCCTATGGCTAGGGCTAACTGTCGCGCTTCATCAAAGGGGAACTCTCGCGCTTTGAACGCATCCCAAGCGAGGAGATACCATTGTGTTAAGGTGTCAAACCCTGCGGTGTCGCTTTGGACGAGTTTTTGGAAGCGGTAGTTGGCGATGGCGGTTCTCGCTTCGGCGAAGGCTTTTTCGGGACGGACTTCTTCTCCTGTACTGTCGAGGATGGGGTAGGAACGGGAAAAGACGTTGAGGGCGGGGCCAAATGCGCTAAGATAAAGGTCGATTCCTGTGATGTCGTTGGCTTCAAAGTCAGGGGCGCGAGATTCTACAAGATTGGCGACTTCGGGGCGCAAATCATCCCACCAGGCTTGTTCGGCGTTGGGGTCACGTTTACGACAGACTAATAAAACGGTGCTGGAAACGCTATTTTTTTTGGCTTGGTGAAGGTTTTGGGGGTTTTCGGTACTTACAGCCCAAGATGCTGTAATCTCGAAGCCTGAATCAATTAATGATTTGGTTAGAACATCCCACGCGCCAGACTCTTTATGATTAAACTGAACGGTCATTACGCCATCATCCCGTAAGACGCGATAATGTTCGGCGAATGCCATTTGCATTTTCCCTTCGTAGTCTTGGCTGGCGAGTGCGTCGGGAGATTCTCCCATGTTACGGAAACGGGAGGGGTTAGCAACGGCTTCTCTGTCTTTGTCGGTGAGTTCGGTGAGGAAAAGTTCGGGGAAAATGTCGTCTAAAACTCTTTTTTGCCAGACGTAGAAGAAGTCGGAAAGTTCTGCATATTGAATGGTAGCGTAATAAGGAGGGTCAGTGACGATGGTATCAACGGAGTTATCAGGAAGATGGAATAAGCTATCAGCAGATGTAGCGTCGATTTGGATTGATTTAGAGTCGTATTTTTCTAGTTCTTTAAACTGAATAGAGTTATTTTCTGTTCCTAGATATTGGCAGAGTTTACTATAATCAGAAACGAAAGCATCAGCACACCAATGCCATAATTCTCCATTTCCACTAATTTCTGGATAATTCCAAAATAAGTTAAGTGAATGTTGTCCTGATGCTGCTTGAGAAAATGCTCTTGATGCTTGCCAATGAGATAATCTAGAGTTTTTATCAACACATCGATCTAAAACTAAGGCTAAATAAGTTATAATCGCGATCGCTGTTTCAGGTTCATATTCAGCTTGAATTTTTGCTTTTGCTTCATTGATAATTTCTACATAAGCGACAAGCGTTAAAAGTTGACGAGGGTTAAAATAATCAGAGTTTCTAGTTAATCCATAAGCAAAACATCGATCAGCATAACCATCATATCTATCTTCATTAGGTATGATTTGATTCCAAAACGTATCTTCTAATTTTTCTGCTAAATACTGTTCAGCTTTTTCAATTCCTTCAAAATCAATTTGACTGGGAACTCGAAACTGTAAACTACTCTTTCCTTCCTTATAAGCAACTGCATAAAGTTGATGACCTAAACCTTCTTTTTGCGCTTGAGATTTAACTGCTTCTTCTTCGATTACATTGCTACAATTCGGACATTTCCCAACACTACGGCTAACGGTATCGTAATTTTTTGGATCAAATTCTCCCTCTTCTGTTTGTATGGTTGTTCCCTTTCCTTTCTTCCCCTTAATCAACTCAAAATCAACCCGTTTTTCTTCAGGGTTAGGAATGGGTTTAACCGCACACCATTTATGTAAATTTTGCTTTTCTGGACGCTTGTATAACCACCAGTTGGGAGATAAAGGAACAACCGATTCACAACTGGGACAAACTACGGTATGCGCCCATAAATAATTCTGTACCGTTTCCCCTTCCTGCGATGGGAAAAACTCAGCGAGGCGTTTCTCTGCTTCATCCCCTACCCATTTCACCCATTTATCAATGTCTTCCTGTAACTCTGCGCCAAATTTCAGGGGATATTCCATCGCTGCTTTCATCGTTACTACCGCCACTGGGTTTAAGTCATAAGCTAAGACATTCAACCCATAGCGCACGGCTTCAAAAGGGATACTTCCCCCACCCGCAAACGCATCTAAGACAGTTGGCGTTTTCGTTCCCCATACCGTCTCACAATAGTTTTGCACTTTCTCAATGAGATGAGGGGGGGGAGGTGTTTTGTAGAGGCGAATATCTTTCCCGTTTTGTAAGCCCAATAATTGTTCAAATTCTTCTGGAGTAATGTCGGCGGGTAAAATTGAGGCTAAAACGGAGGCGCGAGAGAAGGATAATGGTTTACGAGAATACCAGCGATGCAAGCCCTTAAACGGGTTTCCCCCACTTTCATAACTCACCTGTTCATTGAGGAGGTTAACAGGCATTATTTTCTCGATGAAGACTTGGGGGCGCATGGTTTTGTTATTCGTTATTGGTTACTTGTTATTTAGTGATCGTATCTTAATTTGGCTGTATTTTTATTGTCTGGAAAATCAATCTCTTCTAACAACTCAATCGTTTTGCCTTTTTTGATTCCTTTGATTAACATAACTTGAACTAAGATGAAATAGTAAATGGTTGCTACAAATGAATGGTTAAAGGCTCTCCCCAATCCTCACTTCGTCTTGATTAAGGGGCAAAGGGGAGCTAAGGTAGCAGTTTTTAAGGATTTCAGATAAATTTATTCTAACCATTCCTGCTCCCCAATAACAAGGAACTAATCTCCTAATAAAATTCGCATCGCTTTCAGTGCTGAATTTCGATTCCCATTATTAATATTGGCAAACCAATAGTGGGTTTCTTCATTACTCATTTCCTTAACTTTTGCTGTAATATTAATAATTCTTTCTTCTTTTCTAAGCGGTTGCAGGGCTTGAAAAAGAATGGCTAAATTAACCCCTGTTTCTTCATCTAAAATATAGGGATTCCGTCTTTTATAAGAAAGGGTTTTCGGATCATAATTATTGGCTTTGAGGGCTTGGTAAATATTGTGTCGTGCTAAAACTAAGTTTCTTCCTTTGAGTTGTCCAATTCGTTTAGCTGTGGGACGCTTTTTCTCTCCTGCTTTTTTATAGGCACATTGATAGAGTTCAAGGCTAAATTCGTTATTATTAAGAGGCTTGACTCGTAGTTGAAATTCTTGCATTTACTGTTTTGGTAATGCTGTATTTTGATTTTTTAGTTTTGAGATGTGATCTAATAGCTACTGCTAATTTTACTATAGTTTGGCTTATCTTCTCTCACTTGGTTGTTTTGAGAGTTATCATTACCCTCTTAATTGTGTTTTTGGTCGATTATTTTCACTTATTTTATCATTAGAAAAAGATTTTCTCATGCGCGGTTTGCTAGTGATTTCATTTAATTAATCTCGTTATAATCAGGTATAACTTCTAAAACACTGATTTAGAAAGATGTTTAATGATTTTTGTGCTGAGGCAAATGAGAAAAATCACAATGTCTTTTATATTTTCTTAAGGTGGGGCGCGATCGCGTTGAACTTTTAAATTCACCCCCCTTTTTGTTGTCATACTTTTTGCCTTGCTTGCGGGATCAAGTAGAAAAAAGAGGAGGCATGGGGGGGAAGAGAAGAGATAGGCAAGCAAAAAGAGAATCCTGAAAAAATAGTCACAATACAATTGTGATTGATATAAAAATTAAATAATTATTTAAATAACAAACGTGATTTAAATAAGATAAAAAATGTAAATAAGATAAAACCCCAGAAAATTGGGTATTGGGAGGGGTTGATTAAAATGTTCTAGGTTATTATAGCGATCGCTGATTAGCTCATATTGAAATTAAAGGTTTCTCCTTCTTTGATTTGGGGGATATGGCTAGATCAAACTGTTGCTAGACCTTTTTCAGTGGGATGTGTGGTTGCAACCCATAGGGCAGGTTCGCAAAGCTCTATTAGGTTATTTAGTACAGTGTTGTCATTGCCTGAGATAATAACGCCCATAGAAAAATTGACGTTTAATTGGTGGAATTTCTCTAAGAGGGGAATAGAATTTGTTAGAGAGGGGTCTGAATCCTCAGAAAATTCAATAACTTGATAATTTACCTCTGCTTTTTTTGCAGTATTATTGTTATAAACATAAAACTTATAAAGTAACTTATGTATCTTTAGCTAGCTATATCCTTTGCTATATAGGGAATATAGATATTATTTTTATTAATTGATTTTATTTTTATCTTAAATTTATACGAATAGCTTGATTAAATCATAATATAAATCAGTTTGGTAGCAGTAGGGAGTAAAAAGGGGAGTTGACGTGAATCCTCCATATTTTGGAGTTTTTTGCAGTTTGCTTAGGATTTTTCTCAAATTTTGGTGTGTGATTTTAATCATTTATGGTAATTCCTTAATGACAATGGTAGATGAAGATAGATCAGGGTAGATCAGGGAGTATCATGGTAGATAAGGAATCGCCAATCTTATTGAGTCGTTCAAATACCATTGATAAAAGAAGGTTATTTTTGGTCATATCATGGTGAATAATGGTAACTTATGGTATTAAAAGGAAAATAATGGTATCGCTTGTTTGTCGTAAATCACATAATTATAAGATTTTTGTTATAAAAAAGAAAGGATGGAATCACTTATGAGTAATACCACAATATATATTAACTATAAATCACAAGCAAAAGTAAATAGTAAGCGAGGAAAGTTGTTTAAGTACCTTAATCAAATAGAATCTGGGGAAAGAAATGCAATGATTTGCCATGCGATCGAAAAGTATTATTATCCTGAACTTATATCAGAATTTGAAGATATTTCAGAGCAAGAATTAAAAGTGATGGCAAGGCGTTCTATAAGTGACTTATGGGGTCAAATACATAGTTTGGCAATTCTAGCAGGGTTGGATGTGGAAGAGATGCTAGGGAGAAGGGTGAACTCGGTTGGAGAAGCAAAAGCCCCATCAACTGTAGAATTGAGCCAAGAGTCAAGTGAAGAGTCAAGTGAAGAGTCAAGTAAGGAAGGGGAAAAGGAGAAAAAAAGAGAAAAAACAAAAATAGAGTTAATTATGGAAGCGAGAAAGAAAGATACAGAAAGCAATTTTCCGATAGATGATGATAGAAAGCCAGATGGGGAAGAGGCATTAAATAGTATGATAGAATCTTTTTAGATAAAACATGAAAAAATGTTGAAGATAGAAAGAGATTAAGCAAGAAAACAGTTAAAAAAGTAAGTAAAAATTAGATAATAACATAGCTACAGAAACAGGGACTCAATTATTAGGACTGTAAAAAAAAATCCCCCTAAGTAATAATAAGGGGGAGTCTGACTAAATTTAAGATTGAACTAAACCATCTAGGCGTTTCTGTCTGTTAGAATCAAAATGATCGCCTCTTTATGCTCTAAATTATCTAATGAAAAGACTTTGGTATAAATCTTTTCATCTGGGAAACTCGAAAACTTACTTTTGATTTTCTTTGGTGTTTCTTTTGAATTATTTTTGAGGTAATAAGTATCAGGCTTAGAGCCTTTTCCTTGTTCGCGATCTACTTGGTTTTCTTCGAGTAGTTCCATCAATCCATTGTAGGTAGCAGATTCGGAATACTCAATTGCCTTAGCAATTTCTTGGCGTGTACCGGTCGGGTTATGTTTTAAATAATTCAATATTTTTTCTTTTTTATTCATATATTTTTCCTCCTATTAATTTATTATTTTTCATGAGGTTATTCGGTCTTTACAGAAATTGAATGCTGTTGAGATTTTAATGACTAAAAATGTCTGTTGTTTAGCTCAGAAAATCTTAATTTCTTCTCAATCATTTTGAGTTTTTATATCATATTTTCCGAGCTAAATTTAACGATTTTTTATTTATTTTTTTAAGACAGAATCAAGTCATTAATGGTCACCGATTCTTTTTAAACCCCTTAATTCAATTATTTTTTATTTATTTTTAATCTGTAATTGCAAGCTAATTCCTAATACCATCTTGAACAAGATAGGAGAATCATTCAAGCTAATTTCTCATCGGTGGATGCACTTGACCTGATCATTTTTTGATGATTCCAACATCCACTAAGCTATCTAAGATTAATCCAGCAAACTTATCTAAATCGCCACGACAATGTTCATAAGTTAAAAGCGCAAGGTCGCTATAGTACAAGGCGTTTGGAGAAGGCTTCGCGTTTACTAGAGTCACTTTGATTGATTCCCATATATTATTAATAATCTCGCGTGACCCCTTAAGCTACCTCCTCATAGGATTCTATTAATTCATTAATTAAACTGCTCGCCAATTCATTCGTGACATGGGGATGAATTGCTCTTAAATCATCTACCGATTCTTGCACGTCATCTTTAGCTAACAGGTTAAAGAGAGTCCTATCCTTGTTGCCGTAGAATGGGATAGAATCATCATTGATATAATTAATTAATGATGTAAGGCGTTTAGGGAAGTTAACCACATTCCGAGACTTAAGGTCGTCATTAACCTTCTGTAGCCAGTGGGAGAAGATAACATCTTGCTTATTGGTTATCCGTTCGACTGTGTAAACTCGTTCTCGTCCCTCATTTTTCCCTTTCTGGTAAGAGAAGGCTAACTCATACCCAACGCGGTTAAGTATCTTCCCTAGATTCCTGATTGGTGTTTCCTTATCGGATATCGTTAAATTCAGGAACTGCTTAACGGTGGTCTTGGCATTTTTGTTTTCACAAATGTCTTGAATATGTTGCCACCACCAATCAATCGAGCTATTAGTTACCTCCTCTCCTTCCATCGCTAGAATTTCAGGGATTCTTAGAGCTTCTAGCACTTGCACTTTAGCTTGGTTCTGAGTGCGGTTAAAATCGGGTGAGTAGCCTTTGCCTCCTGTCGTATCAGCGTATTTTTTCGCTTTTTGGTGGTCAGCTTCCTCTACCTGATCGCGTCCTACTGTAAGCCAAAATAGGAGGGATAACTGAGGATAAAGCCCGTCGTCGTCTTGTTCAACTAATTCCTTGTCAGCTTCCACACCATAGCGCTTTTCCATTTTCCCTTTTCTTAATTGGTAGCGTTGGGAATCGGTTAACTCATGTTTGGATTCCAGCTTGGTAAGTTCCTCATCGGAAGGGGTTTCAATTTGCGCGATCGCGCTGGTTTCCTTGTCGTAGTTGATGTCTCTTGTGGTGGTAACTGTTTTCCCTAGAGGTTTCTTATCATCTTCCTCGATATCCTGCATTTGGATAATTTCATATCCTTCCCTTTTCAACCCCTCTAGGACAATTTCACGATACGCTGACAAGCCTAAATTATGGTTGGCAACATAGCTACAGTAAGCATTAACATGGTTTCCAAAGGAATCAAACTCTAAAGCCTCATTGTCTAGCTTGGTCAGGTTGCAAATGTTCCGTTTGGTAA
Coding sequences:
- a CDS encoding DUF1156 domain-containing protein, which encodes MPVNLLNEQVSYESGGNPFKGLHRWYSRKPLSFSRASVLASILPADITPEEFEQLLGLQNGKDIRLYKTPPPPHLIEKVQNYCETVWGTKTPTVLDAFAGGGSIPFEAVRYGLNVLAYDLNPVAVVTMKAAMEYPLKFGAELQEDIDKWVKWVGDEAEKRLAEFFPSQEGETVQNYLWAHTVVCPSCESVVPLSPNWWLYKRPEKQNLHKWCAVKPIPNPEEKRVDFELIKGKKGKGTTIQTEEGEFDPKNYDTVSRSVGKCPNCSNVIEEEAVKSQAQKEGLGHQLYAVAYKEGKSSLQFRVPSQIDFEGIEKAEQYLAEKLEDTFWNQIIPNEDRYDGYADRCFAYGLTRNSDYFNPRQLLTLVAYVEIINEAKAKIQAEYEPETAIAIITYLALVLDRCVDKNSRLSHWQASRAFSQAASGQHSLNLFWNYPEISGNGELWHWCADAFVSDYSKLCQYLGTENNSIQFKELEKYDSKSIQIDATSADSLFHLPDNSVDTIVTDPPYYATIQYAELSDFFYVWQKRVLDDIFPELFLTELTDKDREAVANPSRFRNMGESPDALASQDYEGKMQMAFAEHYRVLRDDGVMTVQFNHKESGAWDVLTKSLIDSGFEITASWAVSTENPQNLHQAKKNSVSSTVLLVCRKRDPNAEQAWWDDLRPEVANLVESRAPDFEANDITGIDLYLSAFGPALNVFSRSYPILDSTGEEVRPEKAFAEARTAIANYRFQKLVQSDTAGFDTLTQWYLLAWDAFKAREFPFDEARQLALAIGGFNVGDLAKVHKLLDSASGSCKLLTPLQRLKKRAFSINPQEFSAQHLVNGLHGMIAIYQEEENIQMVRRFMQDTGLVSNDMFSKTMEVAFKVIPKNVPEHQALLDLWLAMDEIKSKVVYEQMEMNLDDGQMNLEL
- a CDS encoding DUF7680 family protein produces the protein MQEFQLRVKPLNNNEFSLELYQCAYKKAGEKKRPTAKRIGQLKGRNLVLARHNIYQALKANNYDPKTLSYKRRNPYILDEETGVNLAILFQALQPLRKEERIINITAKVKEMSNEETHYWFANINNGNRNSALKAMRILLGD